AACACGCCCTCAGAAAACGTGAGTTTCCTCTCCCTTTGCTTCGGCAGCGCAGCCTAACATTCCTGCCCTACCTAATGACTAGCTCCTCTGGCTCTGCAGGTGATGGTACAGTTGACCTTGAACAAAACAGGGTTGAACTGTACGGGTCCCACTTACACGtgtttttccccctcccctccggtAAATACAGTTGGCCCTTCTCATCCGCAGGTTTCACATTTGCAGATTCAACCAACAGTAGACTGAAAACGTCATCTTCACACTCCCGACCACAGAtccaaaatactgttttcaatcaCAGCTGGCTGGATTGGTGGGTGCAAAGGCCCACCACAGAGTCCAAAGCTATATGCGAAATTTTGACTGCATGTTAAGGGTCAACTGTTACTTATAACTCCAAAAGACTGTCTGGCTCAGCAGTGGTCACCGACATCACCTCAGGGGACACTGGGAATGGAGACATGCAGAAGAACCCACTGGATACAACAGCCCCCAAAGCAGGCTCAGAACTAATTTCCGAATGACTCCACTGACTTCCACATGGTAGATTACTCTAAGTCAAACGGAAATAACGCGACAGTGTTATTAACTTACAAGGGAAAAAAGTTCATTAATAAGGAGCATACATGCCAGCTTCTTTTTTCTCCTACATGGACAAGTTTAATACACGGGGCTAAACCAGGTTGAAAAAATAGCCCAGAAACCCTTAAGCAGACAGGCCTCTCACATCTTAAAACCCAACATCCCACAGTCCAGAACTGGGCCTGCCTGGACTTACCTGCTCGAAGCCAGGCTCGTTGTGATAGGGGTTCTCTGTCATCAGGGACTGGATGGAGATAAGCACGGAAGAGATGCTCTGGGCTGGGCTCCACGCAGGGCCAGTCCACGTACTGCAAAACACAtcagaggggatggagagggatgaggcagaaagagaaagagggagagatgggAAAAGGCTGTCTCAGAAAGCCCAGCGCAAGAACCCAGGGGCCTAGCAGCACAACCTTAAGCGACTCAAGGTTTCTCTTTCACTATTAACACTCTGGAATTTCCCAGCCTCTGTCTCACCCTCATTCACCAGTAATCAGTCAACTGCTTAATCCTCTTATCAACTGAGACAGAAGAAAAGAGGGTAAGGCAAGGGAGGTAACTTTGAAGGGATTTTCTTTGGGCTGGGAAAGAAATAGTAGCCAGCCAAAGAAGGTTCTGTTCATCAGAATGAAAGATATAAGGTAAGGAAACAGCTCCAAAGGGAGACAAAACGTTGGCCTCTGTGGATGGCGAAGggcttacttatttatttgtgggTGTGATGGAGTTAGTGAGGGGAGAAGTTGagcacagaggcacagaggggaGTGAAGCCGCCTGGTTAGAGGTCATGTGGTGGGGTTGATCAGGGGACCCAGTTCTCTAAGCCCCCAAAGAGTGTCCATTTCCCTGAAGACTACAGAACTCTGCCAAAGAACAGGAAGGGATTAAGGAGCACTTCCAGATTGTGGAGGGtctgaaaatacatgaaaaataacttGAATAAGAGAGAAACACCCAAATTGCTCCTCTCTCTCATAAATCTGATCGAGCATTCAGAGGAAGAGGGCAGGTTGGACATTAATGAcatgtgcttttgttttctggtaattGATGAGATGGCACCTGAGCTGAATACAACCTGAGCCAGGACGGCTTCTTCCAGTTACCTGGCCAATCCCCTTTCTCCATTGGCACCAAGGAAAGCCCGAGGAAGTGACGTACAACAGTGACTTCATCGGAGCTTGCTCTTCAGTGCCTCTCAACCTGCTCTCTCCTCCGCTTTGCTCCCCGCAAAACTGTAAACTTTTGCTAAGGCTTCACACACCCAAGGATTCAAGTAAACACGGTCAACTttcaataaatttcttttgtcTAAGTCAgcccaatatttttttctaggttGAAAGGGAAAAATGAGGCTGACAAAGTGAATACAGTCACCTAAGAACACATGGGAATTTTCTACTCTGATTCTTCACGGCAAATTTTCAATTTCTGGGTAGCTCTGCCTTTCCCACCCAACATACTTCTGACACTTTTACCCTACCATTTACTTCCCCTATTTGTACTGTTAGCTAGTGTTTACTCAACATAATTTAATGTTGGCCTAATGAAGGAGaagctcagtggttgagtgccggcctgtgaatcaaagggtcaccggttcgattcccggtctacggcacatgcctgggttgcgggccaggtccccagcagggggtgcacgagaggcaaccacacattgatgtttctcctcctctctttctctcccttcccctctctaaaaaataaataagtaaaatctaaaataaaagaactaaaaacaaaaacaaaacccactttCATGAATAAACTTCATACAGAAGCAACAACTAAATTTCTTTACCACTGTGGGTTACACAGACCACTATCCTACCAGCACAGATAATTATATACCCTAGCAGGATGAAGAACTTCTTTAAGGACAACCTGCTTTACAGGACTTCCTCACTGCCACCCACAGTCACGGTACACATTCCTAgatgagagattaaaaaaaaaaaaagaaaaaacaactatgTCTCCAGGTGTGTCAGCTGCCTCGTCCCTACAGACCCAGAAACTGAGGGACAAGAAAGGAAACAGTATCACCAGTTTGGGCAACTTTCCCAACTGCAACCTGCACTTGCTCTCTGCCCCAGGGAAATTCAGACCACACCAACAAGACCAATCCAGAATATACTGAATGTTCACTGCCATTCTGAATGTTTAGCCGCCTAAGGCAATGAAAAGGAACAGACAAGAACTGTATGAAGCAACATCTCGATAGCACCGAcacaaaatgtacttaaaactTGTGTTTCGTGTGCGATGTGATTTCCAGCCTTAGACATTTTTCATTCAGTTGTtaaaatatcatcatcatcaccaccaccaccgcctcCAAAGCCACTAATTGAGAGACTCATAGAGAAGACACCCACAGTCTTGAATGGCACAGATCTGCAGCCTTTCTCAACCTGTTTGGAAGAGAATTAAGCCCTCAGGCCTTAAGGGAGTGGTTCTCAACCTGGAGTGTGCACCAGGGTCACCTGGAGGGCTTATAACACACACTGCTGGGCCCCAGTCCCCCGGGTGGGGCCCCTGAGTCTGGCTCCAAGTTTCCAGGTGCTGGCTGCTCCGGGAGAACCACTTCACCAAGGCAGCCCCTGTGTGAGTGAATTAACTTCTCTCTTTTGCATCTGGAATTGTACTAGTCGTGTACCATcctggggagaatggaggaaagagTCGCTCCAATTATTTCCTGGGTTCTGTAGTTCAGATGAGAAACCCTGGTTGATAAAGGCCTAGAGTAATTATTTGCTAACAACCAACTTGGCCACTTAGAAATCTCCTCTTACCCTAGGATACTCAAGCAGACCTTCCCATTGCGGTAGAAGTTGGGGTTAAACCTCACTGTGTTATTGCCCGTTGTCATCAGTTTGACCCGAGGTGGGTGGATGGGATAGTCGGGCGGACACCGAAACACGAACAGGAAGAAACCCCCTTCATAAGGAGTGTCAAATGGGCCTGTGATCAATGCATGAATCTGCAAAATAAAACCCCATCTCAAAATTGTGAGGTGATGTCCCATCCCAACCCCTCCTGGCTTCCACTTGCTACCCACGTCAGAAGCAGGACCTTCACCTGGTATCCACATTCCATATCCTCTCCATCCAGAATGAACAGCCTGTCCTcgtattaatatttttagaattttatatccCGTTACAGTGGTATGGCATCTTACTCAGGGGTTACATCCTAAAGTTAGAGCCCAAGGTGAAAACTCAATCTAGTCAAAATCACCCTTGAGTCCCCTTAAAACTCCTTTAAAGCATGGCTTTTGCTCAGATTCGCTGATCAGTGTTAGGCGTAACAAATGGACAGAACACCAATGTGCAAAATACGCATCTGTAAAGTACTACCCTAGCATTTTAAATGGTAAGAAATACGTATGTTTTCTGAGTACACACTTTTGGATTTGCCGAGGTTTAACATGAGCACGATGCAACGCCACCCTCCATTTATGTGGCAAAATGGGGGAGGCAAGATGAATGAAAAGTGGAAAGGGACTGGAAGCCGCAGCACCGCTGCCAGTGCCGGTGCAGAGCGAGGGCTGTGATGGAGGCCTAGGGTGTCTGCTTCCTCTGCGGGGTCAAACCTACTGCGCAGGATGTGGCTCAGGCATCACCCATGCAGCTGTGTCAAAGGTacaaagaaaaatggggaaaactcATGGTCCACTAAAGCCATTAGACCATTCCCAGAACTTGCCCCAATGTTGTaggttaattaaaaaattaaaataaagaaaataaaaaaataaaaatgtagcaaCACTTAGAACACTACATTCTCTTCCTCCAGCCATGATTACTGAACAAGATTTCCCTAACCTGAACTCGGTTATACTTCTACAAAGGCTCACAGGTCTGTTGAGTCTGCTCGGAATTTgaacagcaagaggaaaaaggACCTACGATCCAATGCCTCAGCGTCCAGTCCCCACCTCGCCCTGGTGACACCCTACGTTTTCTTTTAGCTCAGTCACTGGAAGAGCGAGCTCAACTGGCATCGACGTGGCATCGATTCTGGGGACCCCGGGACCAGCATCGTAACACTGACACCCGCCTGAGGACGAGGTGTCCGAGGAAAAACATTTCCaaccacataaaaagaaaaaaattaattgaaagagAAACCTATTTATAACAAAATAGATACCAACAATACAAAATCTGAATTTCTACtactaagaaaattaaaactgcaagTTTTCATTTAAACACTAGATTTAGGCAATCTGATTTCTTCCCAACATCAGGCTAGGAGCCTAAACAATGCCCTTTAACTGCAAACACTGCTCACTCAGGTttgccccatcccccacctcctctgcccgCCTTTACAGCAGCGCACTTCCGGGTCAAGAGTGGCGGCATGGGGGGAGAGTTGGGTAGTGCGGGACAGGGTGGCCACGTCATCCATCATCCAAACTGGAGCCCTTGTGAAAGTGAACGAGTGCCCTACTAATAGTGACGCTGGACTAACAGGTGTAAACTGGGATCTCCCAAGGCAACCAGGACCTACTGGGACCCTAGTAAGACACCTGTTCAAAGCTTGTTCCACCtcactgtgtaaccttgggcaagacCCGTACCCTCTTGGGGGCTTGATTCCTCCTCTATGTAATCAGAGATGTGAGCTGGATAATCTCTTTTAGGCTCTTCCAACTTTATGGGCCCAACTCCCCAATAAACCCCGACCCCCAGCAAGTTACATACCTTAGTCATGTCAACAGTATCGGGTACAACGAACATTCCCGGAGGAGGCTCCTTATAAATGGACATGATATCCCTGTATAACAccaagaggaggtgggggagggagtgagggagaggagaaaaaaaagggaatcCCTTGAACAGGACAGCTGTTATCACCTCAATGAGGCCAGGGTTCAGGAAAGTGGTGCTTGGTACCACAGATGTTTGCACTGTCTTGCTGCACTAGCTGAGTACTAGTCAGGCAGGCAGAGAGCAAATTATTATCAAAGGGGCATTGTTTCctcagggggagggtaaggagagggggggaaaatcAGAGATCCCAAAGGCATCAGATGTCACCCCGGAAGAGCCGCATCCCATTTACTCTCACTTCCTCCCACATGGTAATTCATTCACTCCCCACCCCCGAGATTCCCAGGTACTACAGCTAAATGCTAAAGGAAGATTTTTTAGTAATTGGGAAGGCACCATAAACCCCACTAAAAAACTCATTCTATAAACCACTGTGGACCTTTGTTAGCAAGGGAATTATATGAAGCAAGTGAGCTGGCAGGGAGCAATGATCTTCTTGCCCAAGAGACTAACAGGGCAGGAATCTCACAGCTGGGACACGACATGCAGTGGCTGCTACAGAAGTGAGAGTCTTTCTAGGTCCTATCTCATAAGCTAGAATGTGTCAGCCGTGAGCAAGGGTCTAAAGGAGGGCATTCGAGGAGGGAAAGGGCTAGGGACGTTCACAGGGACACAGAAAAGCGCAAACAGCTGGAGCAGAGGAGGTAAGCACAGGCATGTAAGGTATGCAAGGACTGGAAAACTGCCCCGTGTTGTGCACGGGGCCAGGTATACTTTACACACAGCGTGCTCTTTTTTCTCGGAAACCCTGAAACGTAGGTAGAGGTACACGTAAAGGGACTTGCGAAGTGGGACATGCAGATGAGGGCTGTGACGGGAGCACGGTCAGCAGGAAACAGGTTTCAGGATTAATAGCAGCTAAAACGCGTTACCCTTTTCCTGTGGGATAGGTACTATGCTAAGAATTTTTACAAAACATTGTCTACTATATGATATGATCTAAGATCAGTCTCCCAAGAGGCAAGCACAAAAAGGACTTAAGACCTTGTTCCTATACTTGAATTGGGTATTATTTACTTTAGGAAAGTAAACCTGATGGTccagaggaaaaaatataggaaagaaatatCTTGAGTGGAATATTACAAGCCAGAGTAAGACAGGGGGTAGGAAGCCTGAGTTCCAGGAACAGGTGTGAGAGTGGACAGCTTTGGGGTTATGGAAAAGTGGTTCAAAGAAAAACTGTGGGTATGAGGGAAGTGATCTAGACTTGGGAAGGGACTATAGGGAGAGGGTTTGAGGAAACggggaataaaaggaaagacTGGTTTCGAGTCTGAGGCCGGGAAAGCAAGCTGGGTCTGCGTTACAAACGAGGGCCAGGAAGAGACGACAGAGAGGGACCCTGATGGATTGGGACTCCAAGCAGCACCTAGAAAGGCTGAggtgggaaggggggagaggggcGGAGCggtgggcgggagggggtgtTACTGAAGCAAGAAAGGGTCGGGTTTCGGGcgggaggcctgggggagggtgtCCAGCGTGGAGACGGAgggccccagggaggctgccGAGGGGCGGGGTCAGACCTGGGCCACTCGAGGAGGGGTTTGGTGCGTGTGGGGCTAAGGGCGGGGGATGTAGGGTACGGTCCCGACTCTCCGGGCTGGCCAGAAGTGGGCCTTGCAGCTGGGTGGCCGCGAGGGAAGCGCGGAGGCAGCAGGGGAGAGTGAGGGCTGTAGTGGTAAGGGCTGGGGGGCACGGAAGGTCGAGCCCCGGAgcttggggctgggggaggaaaaaTCCCGGCTCACCGCTTGATCCGGAGTAGACACTGCGGCGCGGTTCGCTCGCCGTCCCAATCGGAGCTGAGTGTGGGGTCCCAGTGGCTAAGCAGCGCGGCCCCGTGGGCAGCGGCCGAGGGCGGGAGCCCGGGCAGTGGAGCCAGGCCGCTCCCTGGTCCCCCAGCCCCgcccgctgccgccgccgccgcccacACATCCGGCAGGAAAGGAGGCCCGAACCCTCCGCCGCTGCCGCTAACGCCAACAACACCAGCGACTCCGCTCGCTCCGGGGCCTGCCGCCCCGGCGCCCGCCGTCGCCGCCTCTTCAGTCGGACTCTCCGCCATCACTGCTTCGCTTCCGGGACTGCTAGGCAGCACGTCCGCCGACCAGAGCGGCCGCTGCTCGCACTGTCTCCCTCACCACCGAGAGCCGGGCCAGAGTGTCCCCACCCTCCGCGGCCACGGCCGGGCGGCGCTGGCTccgcccacccccgccccgaCCAGCGAGAGGCGGTCTGCAAGAGCGTCCACCCACGGTCCTCCAGGGCAGGCGGGCGGGGGAGAACTCGCCGGAGGATCACGGCTTCTGGTTCTTGCGTTAGTTGGCACCGCGGTTTGCGGGACGAGGATTTGAGGCGTGTCCCGGGGCGCCTCGGTGCAGGTGACAGCCCAAATCCAAtggatattttgttttcaaacGTTGAAAGGGGAGGACGGGAGGGCGATATTTCCTCTTAAAGAGAGCGACCCTCAGATGTGCCCATGGGATAGGATTGGGGATCCAGCCTCCTTGTAGGGAGGCGCTGAGTAAACTGGGGTAACTCGCAAAGCCCCTTGCTGCTCGAAAGGTTCTGTGACTTATCCTTACTCCCTGCACAGTCTCCCACAGAGGACAGGCTGCCATTGCTCTAACCCGCAACAGGaccaagaggaaggaaaggagtcaAAACCTGCGAGTGAAAAACTATCTCGTTTTagtatttattcaatatatatttatgaagagCCTACTAAATTCTAGGCGTTGCCATAGGGATAATGAAACAGACCTAGAGAGCGtggtgaaggggaaaaaatcaggccTCGACTCCAAGCTCAATATTTTTACTTCCTACGAGTCCTTGAATATACAGGAATCGAGCAAAGGGGCTGTGAGTTTAAATCCTGGAAGGATTCCTCAGGACTTCCGTCATAAGAAAGGTGAAAAATAATACTATggactaagaaaaacaaaagccttctaaaaaaaaaaagcttttccttttctccctagTAAGAATACAAGCTCGTACTCTTAACCAGAAAGACTTGGGGCCAGATGTGTTTCAGAATTTAGAGTAACCCGGGGCAGTATCAAGTAACTAAACGTTGATACTACTTCCATCCCAAAGGGTATGAATATTCATAATATTTGGGTACCCTCATGAATATTCATACAAAGTCCGCCGAATAGCCTCCCTTTGAATTATATCTTGCCACCAATTTTTCGAGTCCAGTTTCACAGCTTTTGTGAGTTTTCCAGTAAggaaaattgtacacttgaatgAAAACGGCCAACATTTACTGATAGCTAAAAATTTGTGGTTTTTTAgcgaacatttattgagtgcttgatATGCACCAAGCTCCTTGTATACTTTGTCTTATTTATTCCTTTCAAGGACCTATGAAGTAAGTACTATTTTTAGTCTGTTCGGACAGATGGAAAACAGTCTTACAGAGGTTCAGCCACTTACACCGTCACACTGAGAACAAGCTGCAGAATCAGGGCTGTGTGCCAAATCTGACTCCAGACGAAGTTCTAACCACTCTGTGATACTGTCACAGCTATGAACTTTCCCACACTTGCTGCGTTTTACCTTGTACCAAATGTCCTTTGGTAACTTGCTCACACTCCCTAgccacctacacacacacacacacacacacacacacacacacacagcatactGGCGCTCCAGACCACATATTTGTGAATCCAGCAAAGGGCACAGCTTACGTACTTATCACGAAACAAAACCAATCAATACAGATATCATGTTTTGTTGATATAGTGTTTTACCATTCTATAAAACGATGCCAGAATATCTCTGAAAGTGTACACAAGAAATTTAGCAGTGGTTGCCTCTGGATAATTTTCTTGCTGACAAAGTGGGccaaaggggtgtgtgtgggcGTGGTGCCTTTTAAATGTACTGTACATCTATTGCCTGTtcaaactatatattttattgatttaaaaaggaTTCCAGAATTTTGCTTAGGTATTTATTTAGTAAGATGGTCGGAAGTCAATTCACTGGGTAACACCACACAAGGAAAACCACCAGTCCATAAATTCCTCCATGGCAATAGACTGCAGAGACCCAAAGATGGCCCACGGGGTAAGAGGACTCCTTAGTTTGTCCCCTCCTTTTTGCTGGGCCATTGTTTTCAAGTACAAGTTCCCTTAGTGGTGCAGCAATGAACAGAGAACACTTACCTTATGTCCAGAAGAAGGTTCAAGCTTTTGATTTGTATCATTCAGCAAATATCCAATTTTAGCCAGTTTCTGCACCTGCAGAATGGGATATTTCCTACTTCTCAGGGTA
This window of the Desmodus rotundus isolate HL8 chromosome 9, HLdesRot8A.1, whole genome shotgun sequence genome carries:
- the UBE2Z gene encoding ubiquitin-conjugating enzyme E2 Z; amino-acid sequence: MAESPTEEAATAGAGAAGPGASGVAGVVGVSGSGGGFGPPFLPDVWAAAAAAGGAGGPGSGLAPLPGLPPSAAAHGAALLSHWDPTLSSDWDGERTAPQCLLRIKRDIMSIYKEPPPGMFVVPDTVDMTKIHALITGPFDTPYEGGFFLFVFRCPPDYPIHPPRVKLMTTGNNTVRFNPNFYRNGKVCLSILGTWTGPAWSPAQSISSVLISIQSLMTENPYHNEPGFEQERHPGDSKNYNECIRHETIRVAVCDMMEGKCPCPEPLRGVMEKSFLEYYEFYEVACKDRLHLQGQTMQDPFGEKRGHFDYQSLLMRLGLIRQKVLERLHNENAEMDSDSSSSGTETDLHGSLRV